Proteins found in one Cellulomonas palmilytica genomic segment:
- a CDS encoding ABC transporter ATP-binding protein, with protein MTVPTRDRAVSRAPAAVRVRGLHRVFADGAPPVLAGLDLDVGADELVAVVGRSGCGKSTLLRVLAGLDGAAHADVLVRPERVGVVFQEPRLLPWERTWRTVLLADAPVRRADRPRAVAALARVGLADVADQRAGTLSGGQAQRVALARALARDPDLLLLDEPFAALDALTRREAHALVREVRAARPVATVLVTHDVDEALALADRVVVLTEGRLMCDTGPRRGARERVLASLGVQRVVSEVV; from the coding sequence GTGACCGTGCCGACCCGGGACCGGGCCGTGTCGCGGGCGCCTGCGGCGGTCCGGGTACGGGGGCTGCACCGCGTGTTCGCGGACGGCGCGCCGCCCGTGCTCGCGGGGCTGGACCTCGACGTCGGCGCCGACGAGCTCGTGGCGGTCGTCGGGCGCAGCGGGTGCGGCAAGTCGACGCTGCTGCGGGTGCTCGCCGGGCTGGACGGTGCTGCGCACGCCGACGTCCTCGTGCGCCCCGAGCGGGTCGGCGTGGTGTTCCAGGAGCCGCGCCTGCTGCCGTGGGAGCGCACGTGGCGCACGGTGCTGCTCGCGGACGCACCCGTGCGCCGCGCCGACCGCCCGCGTGCGGTGGCGGCGCTCGCGCGGGTCGGTCTCGCGGACGTGGCGGACCAGCGTGCGGGCACGCTCAGCGGGGGTCAGGCGCAGCGCGTCGCGCTGGCCCGCGCGCTCGCGCGCGACCCGGACCTGCTGCTGCTCGACGAGCCGTTCGCGGCGCTCGACGCGTTGACCCGCCGCGAGGCGCACGCGCTCGTGCGCGAGGTGCGCGCGGCCCGCCCGGTCGCGACGGTCCTGGTCACGCACGACGTCGACGAGGCCCTCGCGCTGGCGGACCGCGTCGTCGTGCTCACCGAAGGCCGGCTGATGTGCGACACGGGACCGCGCCGTGGAGCCCGGGAGCGAGTCCTCGCGAGCCTCGGCGTCCAGCGGGTCGTCTCTGAGGTCGTCTGA